The following are from one region of the Hemibagrus wyckioides isolate EC202008001 linkage group LG24, SWU_Hwy_1.0, whole genome shotgun sequence genome:
- the LOC131345515 gene encoding uncharacterized protein LOC131345515 — protein MQTYCSSVCWEAYKFWINSLLNSVLLYKAAFDHLSAMTKTACGSVSPVLGEGRKYKRHTKGTYIGLVAYVIQDSPNKMLTFKQIMKKLGMFVTGDRKGLENNIRVCLSSNKCFVKVPIDPEYPNAKRNFWRVDENNITPKMLRRHFSDMAELFPGLPPAWDRKPAPPPVKMEDRPIKFTGPFSIESLLKKDHLPQVRVNAQQAAPTVSNSNLCFPDQFYCRTASADSLTCLDRENRQDSLYHTYRSVEEVSWRKPVERMDLSPELHHALVYSSHFPYDQTLLTNKVWSSPPNTDQLRYMRW, from the exons ATGCAGACATATTGTTCCTCTGTATGCTGGGAGGCTTATAAATTTTGGATCAACAGTCTTCTGAATTCAGTCCTACTTTACAAGGCAGCCTTCGACCACCTTTCAGCCATGACTAAAACAGCGTGTGGAAGTGTTAGTCCTGTCCTGGGAGAGGGACGAAAATATAAAAGACACACTAAAGGGACGTATATTGGACTTGTTGCATATGTTATTCAAGATTCTCCTAACAAGATGCTGACCTTCAAACAG aTTATGAAGAAATTGGGCATGTTTGTCACTGGGGATAGAAAAGGTCTCGAAAACAACATCAGAGTCTGTCTGTCATCCAACAAGTGCTTTGTAAAG GTTCCAATTGACCCAGAGTATCCCAATGCCAAGAGGAACTTTTGGAGAGTGGATGAGAACAACATCACCCCAAAGATGCTGCGTCGTCATTTCAGTGATATGGCTGAGCTCTTCCCAGGACTGCCACCAGCATGGGACAGAAAACCAGCACCTCCACCAGTCAAGATGGAGGACCGTCCGATCAAATTTACCGGCCCTTTTTCAATCGAGTCACTCTTAAAGAAGGATCATCTCCCTCAGGTGCGGGTCAATGCGCAACAAGCGGCTCCGACTGTGTCCAACAGTAACCTCTGCTTTCCAGATCAGTTTTACTGCAGAACAGCCAGCGCAGATTCACTGACATGTttagacagagagaacagacaAGACAGCTTGTATCACACGTACAGATCAGTAGAAGAAGTTAGCTGGAGGAAGCCTGTAGAGAGGATGGATTTATCTCCTGAGCTGCATCATGCACTGGTGTATTCATCACACTTTCCTTATGATCAGACTCTACTCACTAATAAAGTGTGGAGCtctccaccaaacactgaccAGCTCAGGTATATGAGATGGTAA